The following proteins come from a genomic window of Finegoldia magna ATCC 29328:
- the rsmG gene encoding 16S rRNA (guanine(527)-N(7))-methyltransferase RsmG, which produces MSLKETLNDYDIQLDDNQIDLLLKYMDLVLEKNKVMNLTAITEEEMFHVKHFVDSLYVLNLFDFEENKTIIDVGTGAGFPAIPIKIARNDLKFTLLDSLRKRVDFLKDVIDELHLTDIKAVHERAEECTRTAEYREQYDYCISRAVSKLDTLAEFCLPFVKVGGYMIAMKGKSDETDVGENAIKILGGKIEQTIDYKIDDEDRSLVVIKKIKETPKKYPRGGGKPKKNPL; this is translated from the coding sequence ATGTCACTAAAAGAAACATTGAACGATTACGATATACAATTGGATGACAATCAAATAGATTTGCTGTTGAAATACATGGATTTGGTGTTGGAAAAGAACAAGGTAATGAACTTGACAGCAATCACTGAAGAAGAAATGTTTCACGTGAAACATTTTGTGGATTCCTTGTATGTGTTGAATTTGTTCGATTTTGAGGAAAACAAAACTATAATTGACGTGGGAACTGGGGCAGGATTTCCAGCTATTCCAATAAAAATAGCGCGAAATGATTTGAAGTTCACATTGTTAGACAGTTTAAGAAAGAGGGTAGATTTCTTAAAGGATGTTATAGATGAACTACATCTAACAGATATAAAAGCAGTCCACGAAAGAGCAGAGGAATGCACGAGAACTGCTGAATACAGAGAACAATACGATTATTGTATATCACGCGCAGTGTCAAAGCTTGACACGTTGGCTGAGTTCTGTTTACCATTTGTGAAAGTCGGAGGATACATGATAGCAATGAAAGGAAAATCCGACGAAACAGACGTAGGAGAGAATGCAATCAAAATCCTCGGCGGCAAGATAGAACAAACTATTGATTACAAAATAGATGACGAGGATAGAAGCTTGGTTGTAATCAAGAAAATCAAAGAAACTCCGAAGAAATACCCTCGTGGTGGCGGCAAACCAAAGAAAAACCCACTATAA
- a CDS encoding competence/damage-inducible protein A, whose product MKVQIIAVGTELLLGDTLDTNSNYLSIKMRELGFDVYKRVVVGDNYDRLYKEIEEGLQQNDLIITTGGLGPTEDDITKKCCCDCLGKKMVLNEKSYAKLRKYFNEDEKAIQGNIKQCMFPEDAIVFENFNGTADCALIENNGKRILFLPGPPAEMKPIYENQVQQVLEQFATDCIISETLNISILGEWDMNERVKDIIESSNNPTVAPYFKKDKRILRITAKASDRQTALDMIAKKKQELRDRLGMYVFGENDETIEESVYKVLKEHDLSIMTSESITGGMIASKLVNVSGVSDYLKRSLVVYSNEAKIELLGVKAETIDTYGVVSENVAFEMVERMFEKFNVDCSISTTGFASGENAGLVYVGLGYKNTIKTLKLQLHGERNKIRNRVSNRALAELRLMILENVSRETF is encoded by the coding sequence ATGAAAGTTCAAATAATAGCCGTAGGGACGGAATTATTGCTAGGTGACACTTTGGACACTAATTCTAACTATCTTTCTATCAAAATGAGGGAGTTGGGGTTTGATGTGTACAAGAGGGTTGTGGTTGGAGATAATTACGACAGACTTTACAAGGAGATTGAAGAAGGATTACAACAAAATGATTTGATTATAACGACAGGTGGTTTGGGACCGACGGAAGATGATATCACGAAAAAATGTTGCTGTGATTGTCTTGGCAAGAAAATGGTTCTTAACGAAAAAAGTTATGCGAAATTGAGGAAGTATTTTAACGAAGACGAAAAGGCAATCCAAGGCAATATCAAACAATGTATGTTTCCAGAAGATGCGATTGTTTTCGAAAACTTTAATGGGACTGCTGATTGTGCATTGATTGAGAATAACGGCAAGAGAATTCTGTTCTTACCGGGACCACCAGCTGAGATGAAGCCTATTTACGAAAATCAAGTGCAACAAGTATTGGAACAATTTGCGACGGACTGTATTATTTCTGAAACTTTGAATATATCCATACTTGGAGAATGGGACATGAACGAAAGGGTCAAGGATATCATTGAATCGTCAAATAATCCTACGGTTGCTCCATATTTTAAGAAGGACAAGAGAATACTTCGAATAACTGCAAAAGCATCTGACAGACAAACTGCCCTTGATATGATTGCTAAAAAGAAACAAGAACTTCGAGATAGACTTGGTATGTATGTTTTTGGAGAAAATGACGAAACAATTGAAGAATCAGTCTACAAGGTGTTGAAAGAACATGATTTGTCGATTATGACATCAGAATCCATTACAGGTGGTATGATCGCATCCAAACTTGTGAATGTGTCTGGAGTTAGCGATTATTTAAAAAGGTCATTGGTGGTGTATTCTAATGAAGCGAAAATTGAATTGCTTGGCGTTAAGGCTGAAACTATTGACACATACGGTGTTGTTAGTGAGAATGTTGCGTTTGAGATGGTTGAGAGGATGTTTGAAAAATTTAATGTTGACTGTTCAATATCTACGACAGGTTTCGCGTCAGGAGAAAATGCTGGGCTTGTATACGTTGGATTGGGCTACAAAAATACGATAAAAACGCTAAAATTACAGCTTCATGGAGAACGCAATAAAATCAGAAATAGAGTTTCAAACCGAGCACTAGCAGAGTTGAGACTAATGATTTTAGAAAATGTTTCACGTGAAACATTTTAA
- the jag gene encoding RNA-binding cell elongation regulator Jag/EloR, which yields MRSTVISAKTVEECVNKALDKLQANRNEVNIEVIDEPKQGFLGLFGAKDAVVRVSLKDDVKEKGTDDFVKNILNSDSNSVETEQKEDRKVVEDKKVVEEVEETKSTEDDNDEIVETEETVETVETVETVETEDVAESETSEQEAESEESDVTIDRNDELFITSKNFLKQMIEDMGIDCDIESRTEGNMIKFNILCSQESDIGIIIGKRGETLDSLQYIVNLVTNRNADTYIRVILDCNQYRSKRERSLQKLARRLADKAIQTGRDIKLEPMNPYERRIIHTYLQNDENVNTFSQGNEPNRRVIIKRK from the coding sequence ATGAGAAGCACAGTAATTAGTGCGAAGACTGTTGAAGAATGTGTCAATAAAGCTTTGGATAAGCTTCAAGCTAATCGAAACGAAGTTAACATCGAAGTTATAGATGAACCTAAACAAGGTTTTTTGGGCTTGTTTGGAGCAAAGGACGCTGTCGTTAGGGTGTCATTAAAAGACGATGTTAAAGAAAAGGGAACGGACGATTTCGTGAAGAATATCCTAAACTCTGACTCTAACTCAGTTGAAACAGAACAAAAAGAAGATAGAAAAGTTGTAGAAGACAAGAAAGTTGTAGAAGAAGTTGAAGAAACTAAATCTACAGAAGATGATAATGATGAAATCGTAGAAACAGAAGAAACAGTAGAAACAGTAGAAACAGTAGAAACAGTAGAAACTGAAGATGTTGCAGAATCTGAAACTTCTGAACAAGAAGCTGAATCTGAAGAATCTGATGTTACTATTGATAGAAACGACGAACTTTTCATCACTAGCAAGAATTTCTTGAAACAAATGATAGAAGATATGGGAATTGATTGCGATATCGAATCTAGAACTGAAGGAAATATGATTAAGTTCAACATTTTATGTTCACAAGAATCTGATATCGGAATTATCATAGGAAAAAGGGGAGAAACATTAGATTCTCTTCAATATATCGTAAACTTGGTTACTAATAGAAATGCAGACACTTATATAAGAGTTATTTTGGATTGCAACCAATACAGATCAAAAAGAGAAAGATCTCTTCAAAAATTAGCCAGAAGATTAGCAGACAAGGCTATTCAAACAGGAAGAGATATCAAGCTTGAACCTATGAATCCATACGAAAGAAGAATCATTCACACTTATCTTCAAAACGACGAAAACGTGAATACATTCTCTCAAGGCAATGAGCCTAATAGAAGAGTTATTATTAAAAGAAAATAA
- the rnpA gene encoding ribonuclease P protein component: MDKSVRLRDNREYNVVYKRGKTYYNRNFSLVVYNSKKGTRIGFSVTKKYGNAVERNRIKRKLREIVRLNFSEFDKGLDMVIIPKKNTEDLTYKQLESALLHVCRKASNKKCQK, encoded by the coding sequence ATGGATAAAAGTGTAAGGTTAAGAGATAACAGGGAATACAATGTTGTCTACAAGAGGGGAAAGACTTATTATAATAGAAACTTCTCTTTGGTAGTGTACAATTCAAAAAAAGGAACTCGAATCGGATTCTCTGTTACTAAAAAATACGGCAATGCCGTCGAAAGAAACAGAATCAAGAGGAAACTGAGAGAGATTGTAAGGCTTAATTTCTCTGAGTTTGACAAGGGCTTGGATATGGTTATTATCCCGAAGAAAAACACTGAAGACTTAACTTACAAACAGCTAGAATCTGCATTATTGCACGTTTGTAGAAAGGCATCGAATAAAAAATGTCAAAAGTGA
- a CDS encoding YidC/Oxa1 family membrane protein insertase, with protein MQIIANVFGTILRFIYENISHVMGEPKSISYFAISILLLTLIYKLITLPVTIHTQKTQEQNALMQPEMKEIQRKYKNDPQTQQLKMQELYKKYNFNPLSGCLPIILQMVLVLALFRVMREPGKYMFDNVSKINEIARNFFWIPDLTKPDPVLFGLPLINAFTQFLVAKISMPAKSKDKKSNEPDQMEMMNKSMIYFMPIFMFFISSKYASGLILYWGFSNVIEVLIRLIIKNKDKKDVAEEVR; from the coding sequence TTGCAAATAATTGCAAATGTATTTGGAACTATTCTTAGGTTCATATATGAAAACATCTCACATGTGATGGGTGAACCTAAAAGCATATCGTATTTTGCGATATCAATTCTTTTATTAACACTTATTTATAAGCTTATAACTCTTCCGGTAACTATTCATACGCAAAAAACTCAAGAACAAAATGCTTTGATGCAACCGGAAATGAAGGAAATTCAAAGAAAGTACAAGAACGACCCACAAACTCAACAATTAAAGATGCAAGAATTATACAAGAAATATAATTTCAATCCTTTAAGTGGTTGTTTGCCAATTATCTTACAAATGGTTTTGGTTTTGGCATTATTTAGAGTAATGAGAGAACCAGGCAAGTACATGTTTGATAATGTGTCTAAGATTAATGAGATCGCTCGTAATTTCTTCTGGATACCTGATTTGACTAAACCAGATCCAGTATTGTTTGGATTGCCTTTAATAAATGCTTTCACTCAATTTTTAGTAGCAAAGATTAGTATGCCTGCTAAGAGTAAGGATAAGAAGTCAAATGAACCTGATCAAATGGAAATGATGAACAAGTCAATGATTTATTTCATGCCGATATTTATGTTCTTCATTTCAAGCAAATACGCTTCAGGTTTGATCCTTTATTGGGGATTTTCAAACGTTATAGAAGTTTTAATAAGGTTAATAATTAAAAATAAAGACAAGAAAGATGTTGCGGAGGAAGTTAGATGA
- the rpmH gene encoding 50S ribosomal protein L34, translating to MKRTYQPNNRKRKKDHGFRNRMATRGGRAVLKARRRKGRKVLSA from the coding sequence ATGAAAAGAACTTATCAACCAAATAACAGAAAAAGAAAAAAAGACCACGGATTTAGAAATAGAATGGCTACTAGAGGTGGAAGAGCTGTTTTAAAGGCTAGAAGAAGAAAAGGTAGAAAAGTATTATCAGCTTAG
- the mnmG gene encoding tRNA uridine-5-carboxymethylaminomethyl(34) synthesis enzyme MnmG: MDRLYYENPYDVVVVGAGHAGCEAALATARLGLKTAIMSISLDSVADLPCNPNIGGTGKGHLVKEVDALGGEMGLVIDKTYIQSRMLNTSKGPAVHSLRVQADKRKYHDEMKSVLENTENLDLIEAEVVDIEVEDNKIKSITTAQGAIFPTRAVILATGTYLKGLVMMGEYTYESGPHGMKSSKKLSYSLKNLGIELRRFKTGTPARVHRDSLNYEVMTVQPGDDDVIPFSFLNDGKDISKKQEHCYLTYTTLKTKQIIEDNLERSPMYAGIVKGVGPRYCPSIEDKIVRFPDRDEHQVFVEPEGLSTKEMYIQGVSSTLPEEVQKEMYKTIIGFENVRFMRSAYGIEYDCIDPTILKRTLEHLEINNLFFAGQINGSSGYEEAAGQGIIAGINAAMNLLGKEPFVLDRSDAYIGVLIDDLVTKGTNEPYRMMTSRCEYRLTLRQDNADLRLTERAHEIGLATDERYEKMLHKKKTIDEEIERLKSIMVTPTEETNEKLRNLGSSELKTGITLLDLIKRPELTYDKTEEFDAERTELPRYLRLQVETHIKYEGYIAKQMSQIKQFKKLENRKLDMIEDYKEVMGLSNEAVQKLNDIKPESLGQASRISGVSPSDINVLLIYMETRKK, from the coding sequence ATGGATAGATTATATTATGAAAATCCCTATGATGTTGTGGTTGTAGGTGCAGGTCACGCTGGTTGCGAGGCTGCCTTGGCTACGGCGAGGTTGGGATTAAAGACTGCGATTATGAGTATTAGTTTGGATTCGGTGGCTGATTTGCCATGTAATCCTAACATTGGTGGCACTGGAAAGGGTCACTTGGTTAAGGAAGTTGACGCATTAGGTGGCGAGATGGGTCTTGTTATCGACAAGACTTACATTCAATCTCGAATGTTGAACACTTCCAAAGGTCCTGCGGTTCACTCATTGAGAGTACAAGCGGACAAGAGAAAATATCACGATGAGATGAAAAGCGTGTTGGAAAACACAGAAAACTTGGATTTGATTGAAGCGGAAGTCGTGGATATTGAGGTTGAAGACAATAAAATAAAGTCGATTACAACTGCACAAGGGGCGATTTTCCCTACAAGAGCTGTGATTCTTGCGACTGGGACATATCTTAAGGGCCTTGTGATGATGGGGGAATACACTTATGAATCAGGTCCTCACGGTATGAAATCATCTAAGAAATTGTCATATTCTTTAAAAAATCTGGGAATTGAACTTAGAAGATTTAAGACTGGAACTCCTGCGAGAGTTCACAGGGACAGTTTGAACTACGAAGTGATGACCGTGCAACCTGGTGATGACGATGTTATTCCTTTTTCATTTTTGAATGACGGAAAGGATATTTCAAAGAAGCAAGAGCATTGCTATTTGACGTACACTACACTTAAAACAAAACAAATTATTGAAGATAATTTGGAGAGATCTCCGATGTATGCAGGTATTGTGAAGGGTGTGGGTCCACGTTATTGTCCTTCGATTGAAGACAAAATCGTGAGATTTCCAGACAGAGACGAGCATCAGGTATTCGTGGAACCTGAAGGTTTGAGCACGAAGGAAATGTACATTCAAGGTGTGTCATCTACTCTTCCAGAAGAAGTGCAAAAAGAAATGTACAAGACAATAATTGGTTTCGAAAACGTGCGATTTATGAGAAGTGCGTACGGAATTGAATATGATTGTATTGACCCTACTATATTAAAGAGGACTTTGGAACATTTGGAAATCAATAATTTGTTCTTTGCAGGACAAATCAACGGATCCAGTGGATATGAAGAAGCTGCAGGTCAAGGAATTATCGCAGGTATTAATGCTGCTATGAATTTGCTCGGCAAAGAGCCATTCGTATTGGATAGATCAGACGCATACATTGGCGTATTGATAGATGATTTGGTAACCAAAGGAACTAACGAACCATATAGAATGATGACAAGCAGATGCGAGTATCGTTTGACTTTGAGGCAAGACAACGCTGATTTGAGACTTACTGAAAGAGCGCACGAGATCGGGCTTGCGACGGATGAAAGATACGAGAAAATGCTTCACAAGAAGAAGACGATTGACGAGGAAATAGAGAGATTAAAGTCAATAATGGTGACTCCAACAGAAGAAACCAACGAAAAACTTAGAAATCTTGGGTCATCTGAACTTAAAACAGGCATAACTTTGTTGGATTTAATCAAAAGACCAGAATTAACTTACGATAAAACAGAAGAATTTGATGCTGAAAGAACGGAATTACCAAGGTATTTGAGACTACAAGTGGAAACTCACATCAAATACGAGGGCTACATTGCTAAACAAATGAGCCAAATCAAGCAATTTAAAAAGCTTGAAAACAGAAAACTGGATATGATTGAAGATTACAAGGAAGTTATGGGCCTTTCCAATGAAGCCGTACAAAAACTCAACGACATCAAACCAGAATCGTTGGGTCAAGCGAGCAGAATTAGCGGTGTAAGTCCTTCTGACATCAACGTTTTATTGATTTATATGGAAACGAGGAAGAAATAA
- a CDS encoding methyltransferase domain-containing protein has product MSKQFTDEEIRQQVTNFYDNIASGKTSTKVKSIDLYKSLGYDPNLLQKIPEEVSSGLSCGNPLDNLVLKDTDTLLDLGCGMGLDVFMARITYPNSNTIYGMDRLESMIQKASKVRDKKGFKNIEFVQGELIDMPFEDNSIDKIISNCVINLEPNKQKVYQEIHRILKPNGMFIISDITLKKQLNDDILSLDNIYGS; this is encoded by the coding sequence ATGAGTAAACAATTCACAGATGAAGAAATAAGACAACAAGTAACAAATTTCTACGACAACATAGCTTCAGGAAAGACAAGCACCAAAGTAAAATCAATAGATTTGTACAAATCTTTAGGCTACGATCCCAATTTACTACAAAAAATCCCAGAAGAAGTATCATCGGGACTATCTTGTGGAAATCCACTTGATAACCTAGTGCTAAAAGACACCGACACACTACTGGATTTGGGCTGTGGAATGGGATTAGATGTCTTCATGGCAAGAATAACTTATCCAAATTCCAACACGATTTATGGAATGGATAGGCTAGAGTCCATGATACAAAAAGCTAGTAAAGTACGCGATAAAAAAGGATTCAAAAATATTGAATTTGTCCAAGGAGAACTCATCGACATGCCATTTGAAGATAACTCCATAGACAAGATAATAAGTAACTGTGTAATAAATCTTGAACCAAACAAACAAAAAGTTTATCAAGAAATCCACCGAATTCTCAAACCTAACGGAATGTTCATCATCAGTGACATCACATTAAAAAAACAACTAAACGATGATATCTTATCATTAGACAACATTTATGGATCCTGA
- the mnmE gene encoding tRNA uridine-5-carboxymethylaminomethyl(34) synthesis GTPase MnmE has protein sequence MDDCIAAISSATGEAGIGIVRMTGEGCADVLDSVFKRANDKADFINRKMTYGHIVDDNEIVDEVLVCYMKAPHTYTREDVVEIYTHGGVVAVRKVLEVLLNNGARLAEAGEFTKRAFLNGRIDLSQAEAIIDMIKAKTDKAYSVSMKQLEGSVNRNIKQLRDKLLDMLSHVEYSINFTEDMQDELDNTPVLNEGKEVLDKLKKLSESANRGRIIRDGINTTIIGKPNVGKSSLLNALLKENRAIVTDIPGTTRDVIEEYIDLDGISLKINDTAGIRDTEDIVEKIGVEKSVSFISDSDLIIAIFDSSREFDDEDRKILDLIRDKKSIVLLNKIDLDGEFDVDENLEGIEVIHTSIKNNEGIEDLENKIIEMFNDGYIEANNDNIITNIRHRDIINKAIKSLESSLHDMEAGVPIDCFEVDLRNAWEILGEITGETVDDDVLNKIFSDFCIGK, from the coding sequence ATGGACGATTGTATTGCAGCTATTAGCTCTGCTACTGGTGAAGCGGGAATTGGCATTGTTCGAATGACTGGAGAAGGTTGTGCGGATGTGCTTGATTCTGTGTTCAAGAGAGCTAATGATAAGGCTGATTTTATAAATAGAAAAATGACTTATGGCCACATTGTTGACGATAATGAAATCGTCGATGAGGTCTTGGTTTGTTATATGAAGGCTCCTCACACATACACTCGTGAGGATGTCGTGGAGATTTACACTCACGGTGGTGTTGTAGCTGTGAGAAAGGTGTTGGAAGTTCTGTTAAACAACGGTGCAAGGCTTGCTGAGGCAGGTGAGTTCACTAAGAGGGCTTTCTTGAATGGTAGGATTGATTTGTCTCAAGCTGAGGCGATTATCGATATGATTAAGGCGAAGACTGACAAGGCGTACTCTGTGAGTATGAAGCAGTTGGAGGGTAGTGTTAACAGAAATATCAAACAGTTGAGAGACAAGCTGTTGGATATGCTATCTCATGTGGAGTATTCGATTAATTTTACTGAAGATATGCAGGACGAATTGGACAACACTCCTGTTTTGAACGAGGGAAAGGAAGTTTTGGATAAACTTAAAAAGCTTTCTGAGAGTGCAAACAGAGGCCGAATTATCAGAGATGGTATCAATACTACGATAATTGGCAAGCCAAATGTAGGCAAATCTTCTTTGTTGAATGCTTTGTTGAAGGAAAACAGGGCTATTGTTACGGATATTCCAGGAACTACTCGTGATGTCATCGAGGAATACATCGATTTGGACGGGATAAGCCTTAAGATTAACGATACTGCAGGTATTAGAGATACTGAGGATATCGTGGAGAAAATCGGTGTCGAAAAATCTGTGTCTTTTATTTCTGATTCGGATTTGATTATTGCGATTTTTGATTCTTCGAGAGAGTTTGACGATGAGGACAGGAAGATTTTGGATCTTATTCGAGATAAAAAGTCGATTGTTTTGTTGAACAAGATTGATTTGGATGGTGAATTTGATGTCGATGAGAACTTGGAAGGAATCGAGGTTATTCACACTTCAATCAAAAACAACGAGGGTATCGAGGATTTAGAAAACAAGATTATAGAGATGTTTAATGATGGATATATTGAAGCTAATAACGACAATATTATAACTAACATTAGACATAGAGATATTATTAACAAAGCTATTAAATCTTTGGAGAGTTCTCTACACGATATGGAAGCTGGCGTTCCTATCGATTGTTTCGAGGTTGATTTGAGAAATGCTTGGGAAATCTTGGGCGAAATCACTGGAGAAACGGTTGATGACGATGTATTGAATAAGATTTTTAGCGATTTTTGTATAGGTAAATAA
- a CDS encoding ArsR/SmtB family transcription factor, with translation MNSKQIADTFKALSDEKRIDILQLLQDGEQCACVLLEKLNLTQSGLSYHMKILTNSQIIQSRQVGKWTYYKISEKQCSNLITLLKDITRLNDNNKERTINE, from the coding sequence ATGAATAGCAAACAAATAGCAGACACATTCAAAGCATTGAGCGATGAAAAAAGAATAGATATTTTGCAATTGTTACAAGATGGTGAACAATGCGCATGTGTACTTTTAGAAAAATTGAACTTAACACAATCAGGATTGTCTTATCACATGAAGATACTCACAAATTCACAAATAATACAATCCAGACAAGTTGGGAAATGGACGTATTATAAAATATCAGAAAAACAATGTAGTAACCTAATAACATTATTAAAAGACATCACAAGATTAAACGATAATAATAAAGAAAGGACAATAAATGAGTAA
- a CDS encoding ParA family protein produces MKTICVFNQKGGVGKTTTVVNLSAALGLKGKKVLVVDLDPQGNTTSGFGINKFELQKSVYDLMVHEDFDEDFIIKTEEKNVDIIPATSDLSGVEVELINTNDKEKVLSKILSNVSGYDFCFIDCPPSLGTLSINALVAANSVLIPIQCEFYALEGVSQLMNTINLVRSSLNENLEIEGIVMSMFDGRNNLSLEVVEEVKKYFKDKVFTTMIPRNIRLAEAPSYGMSALSYDKNSKGSIAYKRLAEEFL; encoded by the coding sequence TTGAAAACAATATGTGTATTTAATCAAAAAGGTGGAGTGGGCAAAACTACTACCGTCGTTAATTTGTCAGCAGCTCTTGGTTTGAAAGGGAAAAAAGTGCTTGTAGTGGATTTGGATCCGCAAGGTAACACTACTTCAGGCTTTGGAATCAACAAGTTTGAGCTTCAAAAAAGCGTATACGATTTGATGGTTCACGAAGATTTTGATGAGGATTTCATCATCAAAACTGAAGAAAAAAACGTGGATATAATCCCAGCAACGTCTGATTTGTCAGGTGTTGAGGTGGAGCTTATAAACACTAATGACAAGGAAAAAGTGTTATCTAAGATACTTTCTAATGTAAGTGGTTATGATTTTTGCTTTATAGATTGTCCTCCATCTTTGGGGACATTGTCTATAAATGCGTTGGTGGCGGCAAATTCCGTCCTTATACCTATTCAATGTGAGTTTTACGCGCTTGAAGGTGTGAGCCAGTTGATGAATACTATTAATTTGGTGAGAAGTTCACTTAACGAAAACTTAGAAATAGAAGGTATCGTTATGAGTATGTTTGATGGTAGAAATAATCTTAGTTTGGAAGTGGTGGAAGAGGTCAAGAAATACTTCAAAGACAAGGTGTTTACGACTATGATACCGCGTAATATAAGGTTAGCAGAAGCTCCAAGCTATGGAATGAGTGCGTTATCTTACGACAAAAATTCCAAAGGATCTATTGCTTACAAGAGACTAGCGGAGGAATTT
- the yidD gene encoding membrane protein insertion efficiency factor YidD, with protein MSKVMIFLIKFYQKAISPYLGQGKCKYYPTCSQYALEAFKKKPFFKALGLTIWRILRCNPFSKGGYDPLK; from the coding sequence ATGTCAAAAGTGATGATATTTTTAATCAAATTTTATCAAAAAGCTATATCGCCGTATTTGGGACAGGGAAAGTGCAAATACTATCCGACTTGTTCTCAATATGCATTGGAGGCTTTCAAGAAAAAGCCGTTTTTCAAGGCGTTAGGGCTTACTATTTGGCGAATTTTACGATGTAATCCATTTTCAAAAGGCGGATATGACCCACTAAAATAA